From the genome of Miscanthus floridulus cultivar M001 chromosome 10, ASM1932011v1, whole genome shotgun sequence, one region includes:
- the LOC136485480 gene encoding uncharacterized protein — MDKIRNRPCPAEIQTYVGNLTSSYTDKSNEPSMVAASVIMFVLAGLFFNLNLFSGISDVSATLDPKVRLFLTSALSLFLPVMSYLLSEAKNAAYTTMSSSSTTASAVTDLSLRAGLILAWMLLVELLRKKVDEIRMRGFSGTIQRAGRVIWLGSLVFFNIKSAGRKAVFSILWILCATKVLQRIAFTEIGKRSYAHGKNARLISSYMSQILEQEPPHHQQEAAQVHTHGGNGNGNELLRTCKYIVMGEEKLVDIEPTADGYKLEKTNSDPPGYHSITKLLAENDSIVTVGKIWELDDKDKFFASQEQIQRLKRICLSFALFKLLRRRFEHLPVVAKEETDNSHRLILRGLYGETRSAEAVFQVMHDEINFLSEYYHSVVPVVLASPFFLFVNYFLLNIIVAILCFMTVILCGNGDIGYAFHSIGEDNYTLQSGVPNIVLCLVFRATKSPQAFFSIVDLSITVLLFIIFFYEEVWEFLVFLLSNWFVVSLLYNYTAKPRWLRKATLRGAFFWGGFSIIMWLRSKMGYPRVTFRQFSVLNIRWPLKLPLFATFTSLVVKKEVVPNSVKKSIMDYLAELEHHRGGSASHYALDCGRSALRRNGLSDQLWWACKSDSVSEVILTWHIATSIMEVERRPAAASTMEATSSRVAIKLSKYCAYLVAFHPELLPENPEKVELVFEKMKEELKGTIGCRDYYLSLLRTRVHNIIKPQSRPNEAVGPSDQSSKVVRDGIELARSLMGMGEATNSNRWKVLADVWTELIVYVAPSSDEERVKGHEDVLVQGGEFITVLWALTTHIGVSRPPTNKLATAVVHLDA; from the coding sequence ATGGACAAAATCCGTAACCGGCCTTGCCCAGCAGAAATTCAGACGTACGTCGGTAACCTCACATCATCGTACACTGACAAGAGCAATGAGCCCAGTATGGTGGCCGCCTCTGTCATCATGTTTGTCCTCGCCGGACTCTTCTTCAACCTCAACCTCTTCAGCGGCATCTCCGATGTCAGCGCCACACTCGACCCCAAAGTCCGCCTGTTCCTCACCTCGGCGCTCTCCCTCTTCCTCCCTGTCATGTCCTACCTCTTATCCGAGGCGAAGAATGCTGCGTAcacgacgatgagctcctcctccaccactgcGAGCGCTGTCACTGACCTCTCGCTGAGGGCGGGGCTGATCCTGGCATGGATGCTCCTGGTGGAGCTCCTCCGCAAGAAGGTGGACGAGATCCGCATGCGCGGGTTCTCGGGCACCATCCAGCGCGCCGGCCGTGTCATCTGGCTGGGAAGCCTCGTCTTCTTCAACATCAAGAGCGCCGGACGCAAGGCAGTGTTCAGCATCCTCTGGATCCTCTGCGCCACCAAGGTGTTGCAGAGGATCGCCTTCACCGAGATTGGGAAGCGCTCGTACGCCCACGGCAAGAACGCCCGGCTCATCAGCTCCTACATGTCCCAGATCCTAGAACAAGAGCCTCCtcaccatcaacaagaagctgcCCAGGTCCATACCCACGGTGGGAACGGGAACGGGAACGAGCTGTTGAGGACGTGCAAGTACATTGTTATGGGAGAGGAGAAGCTGGTGGATATTGAGCCCACAGCAGATGGATACAAGCTGGAAAAGACGAACTCCGACCCCCCAGGCTACCACAGCATCACCAAGCTGCTCGCAGAAAATGACAGCATCGTCACCGTTGGTAAAATCTGGGAGCTCGACGACAAGGACAAGTTCTTCGCCTCCCAAGAGCAGATCCAACGCTTGAAGAGGATCTGCCTCTCCTTTGCTCTCTTCAAGCTGCTGCGCCGAAGGTTCGAGCACCTGCCGGTGGTGGCCAAAGAAGAAACGGACAACTCCCACCGCCTCATCCTAAGAGGCCTCTACGGCGAGACCCGCTCAGCGGAAGCAGTCTTCCAGGTCATGCATGACGAGATCAACTTCCTGAGCGAGTACTACCACTCTGTTGTCCCGGTCGTCCTCGCAAGCCCCTTCTTCCTCTTCGTAAACTACTTCCTCCTCAACATAATCGTGGCCATCTTGTGCTTCATGACTGTCATCCTCTGCGGCAACGGCGATATTGGGTACGCGTTCCACAGCATCGGCGAAGATAACTACACCTTACAGTCTGGTGTCCCCAACATAGTCCTATGCCTTGTGTTCAGAGCCACCAAATCGCCTCAAGCCTTCTTCTCCATAGTCGACCTCTCTATTACCGTCCTTctgttcatcatcttcttctacgAGGAGGTATGGGAGTTCCTCGTCTTCTTGCTCTCCAACTGGTTCGTGGTGTCTCTGCTCTACAACTACACCGCCAAACCGCGGTGGCTTAGGAAAGCCACCCTCCGTGGGGCCTTCTTCTGGGGAGGATTCAGCATCATCATGTGGCTGCGGAGCAAGATGGGCTACCCCAGGGTTACCTTCAGGCAGTTCTCTGTCTTGAACATTCGTTGGCCCCTCAAGTTGCCTCTGTTTGCCACATTCACCAGTCTGGTAGTAAAGAAAGAGGTGGTGCCTAACAGTGTGAAGAAATCCATCATGGACTACCTAGCGGAGCTGGAGCATCACCGTGGTGGTAGTGCAAGTCACTATGCCCTTGACTGTGGCAGGTCGGCACTACGGAGGAACGGCCTCTCTGATCAGCTCTGGTGGGCATGCAAGAGCGACAGTGTCTCCGAGGTCATCCTCACATGGCACATCGCCACCAGCATCATGGAGGTAGAGCGCCGCCCGGCGGCGGCGAGCACGATGGAAGCTACCTCGAGTAGGGTGGCGATTAAGCTGTCCAAGTACTGCGCTTACTTGGTGGCCTTCCACCCGGAGCTACTGCCGGAGAACCCGGAGAAGGTGGAGCTCGTCTTTGAGAAGATGAAGGAGGAGCTGAAGGGCACAATTGGCTGCCGGGACTACTACCTCTCGCTGCTGCGCACACGGGTCCACAATATCATCAAGCCGCAGAGCCGACCGAACGAAGCGGTAGGCCCGAGTGATCAAAGCAGCAAAGTTGTACGAGACGGCATAGAGCTAGCAAGGTCGCTAATGGGAATGGGAGAAGCTACTAACAGTAACAGATGGAAGGTGTTGGCGGATGTGTGGACGGAGCTCATCGTCTACGTGGCGCCATCGAGCGATGAGGAGCGCGTCAAGGGGCATGAGGACGTCCTGGTGCAAGGAGGCGAGTTCATCACCGTGCTCTGGGCGCTCACCACCCACATCGGCGTATCTAGGCCGCCGACCAACAAACTGGCAACAGCTGTTGTTCATCTCGACGCTTAG